The following proteins come from a genomic window of Bactrocera dorsalis isolate Fly_Bdor chromosome 6, ASM2337382v1, whole genome shotgun sequence:
- the LOC115065882 gene encoding uncharacterized protein LOC115065882, whose protein sequence is MEPWAGGGGILAPEYDGVTPSEWLPSARIMKGSTGGISKGALARKLKSDRRLAAKIVERYGGEHAGQVSEQHANTLEWAKKVLSESETDRSRLEAKRPEPAVNRQSSHEGETSLRKKPRTGAAPTFSELARGAGARLLGVLDRSRKDGAISHEEWKRVAAAISSVFLKVVKENPGPPPKCVSAGWHLGLQKLTRCADERSDILYKKAVSLVGEVWKGARLEAVDKEDLPLRPRARVWLPAEPSTAKEIEEFLRYCNPTLPAHDWTVIGLEVTDEPYRQALIMLNAESIGPLSKTKGAISFGFEMVVLKVLPTDARTDGTQSADAGEKAEGVNDGQMTMENDPNSSDVDEIWRWFVDRRLSLQPRTIV, encoded by the coding sequence ATGgaaccctgggctggtggtgGCGGCATTCTGGCACCTGAGTATGATGGGGTGACACCCTCTGAATGGCTGCCGTCTGCTAGAATTATGAAGGGGTCCACAGGGGGCATCAGCAAAGGGGCTTTAGCTAGGAAACTGAAGTCGGACCGTCGATTAGCGGCAAAGATAGTGGAACGCTACGGTGGTGAGCATGCTGGTCAGGTATCTGAGCAGCATGCTAACACGCTTGAGTGGGCCAAGAAGGTACTAAGTGAGAGCGAGACCGATAGGTCACGACTCGAAGCAAAGAGACCTGAACCAGCGGTTAATCGGCAGAGTTCGCACGAGGGAGAAACCTCCCTCCGCAAAAAACCGCGAACGGGGGCTGCGCCAACCTTCAGCGAACTCGCTAGAGGTGCTGGTGCAAGACTACTTGGTGTGCTCGACCGCAGTAGGAAGGACGGGGCTATCTCCCATGAAGAGTGGAAGAGAGTGGCGGCGGCTATCTCTTCGGTATTCCTCAAGGTGGTCAAGGAAAATCCTGGGCCACCCCCAAAATGTGTTAGTGCCGGCTGGCACCTTGGGCTGCAAAAGCTTACTAGATGTGCCGATGAAAGATCGGATATCTTATACAAGAAGGCGGTTTCTCTGGTAGGGGAGGTTTGGAAGGGAGCCAGACTGGAGGCCGTGGACAAAGAGGATCTTCCTCTTCGCCCGAGGGCTCGCGTCTGGCTGCCAGCCGAACCATCCACTGCGAAGGAGATCGAGGAGTTCCTCAGGTACTGTAACCCCACACTCCCCGCGCATGACTGGACGGTTATAGGGCTAGAGGTAACCGATGAACCATATCGGCAGGCGCTGATTATGCTTAACGCGGAGTCCATCGGTCCTCTCAGCAAAACCAAGGGGGCCATCAGCTTTGGGTTCGAGATGGTAGTACTGAAGGTACTCCCAACGGATGCCAGGACTGATGGAACTCAATCTGCAGATGCGGGGGAGAAGGCAGAAGGCGTTAATGATGGTCAAATGACCATGGAAAACGACCCAAACTCCTCGGACGTGGACGAGATCTGGAGGTGGTTCGTCGATCGGCGACTAAGTCTTCAGCCTCGAACAATTGTTTGA